One window of the Atribacterota bacterium genome contains the following:
- a CDS encoding phosphate ABC transporter substrate-binding protein encodes MKISKKSNCIFLAFITLPFLLISFGILASEKVIVIKGSTTVLPIAQPCAEVFMDQNLDIDISVQGGGSGVGIVSLIDSTCDIGNSSRPAKEEEIKIAQEKGVEIYANIIARDAIAVIVNPVNQIDGLTLDQIKDIYTGKISNWSEIGGTNQVIVVVSRDSASGTFEAFNELALQKDKLRADALMQSSNAAVATTIANTSGAIGYVGLGYVTDKVKAIKINDIIPSKETVNANLYPLARPLFMYTNGQPEGIAKEFLDFVLSAEGQKLVEENGFLSVQ; translated from the coding sequence ATGAAAATCTCAAAAAAATCAAATTGTATTTTTCTGGCATTTATCACACTTCCTTTCTTACTAATAAGTTTTGGTATTCTTGCTTCTGAAAAAGTAATTGTTATAAAAGGTTCTACCACTGTGCTTCCTATTGCCCAACCATGTGCCGAAGTCTTTATGGATCAAAATCTGGATATTGATATATCAGTACAGGGTGGTGGATCAGGTGTAGGCATTGTTTCTCTTATTGATAGTACCTGTGATATTGGAAATTCTTCCCGGCCAGCAAAAGAGGAAGAGATTAAGATAGCTCAGGAAAAAGGAGTAGAAATCTACGCTAACATTATTGCCAGAGATGCCATTGCAGTTATCGTAAATCCCGTTAATCAGATTGATGGATTAACTCTGGACCAGATTAAGGATATTTATACCGGAAAAATTTCTAACTGGTCAGAAATTGGGGGAACCAACCAAGTGATTGTAGTTGTCTCCAGAGATTCCGCCAGTGGCACTTTTGAAGCTTTTAATGAATTAGCTTTACAGAAAGATAAGTTGAGAGCCGATGCCCTTATGCAATCATCCAATGCTGCTGTAGCCACTACTATTGCTAATACTTCTGGTGCCATAGGCTATGTGGGTTTAGGATATGTTACCGATAAGGTTAAAGCTATAAAGATTAATGATATTATACCCAGTAAGGAAACAGTTAATGCAAATTTATATCCCTTAGCCAGACCATTGTTTATGTATACCAATGGTCAACCTGAGGGGATAGCAAAAGAGTTCCTTGATTTTGTATTAAGCGCAGAAGGACAGAAATTAGTGGAAGAAAATGGATTTCTTAGTGTTCAGTAG